In Pelosinus sp. UFO1, one genomic interval encodes:
- the crcB gene encoding fluoride efflux transporter CrcB translates to MLNVLAVAVGGSIGATTRYLVSIWAAGRFGAGFPYGTLIVNVVGCFIIGAFMTATTEKFIISPYWRLIVTVGFVGGLTTFSSFSYETFKLMEDGSLALAMYNILSNCVLGFFATWLGIGTARLF, encoded by the coding sequence TTGTTAAATGTGTTGGCGGTAGCGGTTGGGGGAAGTATTGGCGCAACTACTCGTTATTTGGTATCTATCTGGGCAGCTGGACGTTTTGGTGCAGGATTTCCTTACGGCACATTGATAGTAAATGTTGTTGGTTGTTTTATCATAGGCGCTTTTATGACAGCAACAACAGAAAAGTTTATTATAAGTCCTTATTGGCGATTGATTGTTACAGTTGGGTTTGTTGGCGGGTTAACGACCTTCTCTTCCTTTAGTTATGAAACCTTTAAATTAATGGAGGACGGCAGTTTGGCGTTGGCAATGTATAATATACTATCAAATTGTGTTCTAGGATTTTTTGCTACCTGGCTAGGGATTGGCACTGCGAGACTTTTTTAA